The candidate division KSB1 bacterium sequence ACTTAACATTGTCAAGTTAAAATTCAACCGCCAACTTGAACCCGCTGACCGCCACCCGCCGACCTTGGCGCCGCAAGCGCCACGCTCCAGCCGAACTGAGCCACGCCCCGAAACTTTATTCACTCTCTTTAAAATTCAACCGCCAACTTGAACCCGCTGACCGCCACCCGCCGACCTTGGCGCCGCAAGCGCCACGCTCCAGCCGAGCTGAGCCACGCCCCGAAAACGCCAACCCACTCTACAAAACATATTTGATCACAACAAACCCTAAAATCAACAACGTCGTAAAACCCAGCGCCATCCAATCAAAATACTTGTCAATCGTCGCTTTGATGCTGGCGCCGAATTTCCAAATCAAACCGGCCACGAGAAAAAACCGCATCGATCTGCCGACAATCGAGGCCAGCATGAATTCCAGAAAATTGATTTGAAACACGCCGCCGGCAATGGTGAAAACTTTATACGGAATCGGCGTGAACGCCGCGGTGAAAACCGCCAGAAACGCATTCTCGTTATACTTTTGTGCCACGAGGTTGAAAACTTCGTGCGTAAATCCCGGCACGTGCGAAAAGAAAAAATCACTGACGACGGCCCATAGTTGCCAACCGATGAGATAACCGATCGCACCACCAGCAGCAGAACTCATCGCGCAAACAAATGCATACCACAAGCTTCGTTCCGGTCGCGACATGGCGAGTGCCATCAACAAAGGATCCGGCGGGATGGGAAAGAACGAGGATTCTGCCGTTGCCAACAGCGCCAGCGCCGGCGTTCCATAACGCGTGTGCGCCCAATGCAGAACCCAGTCATACAATCGTCGAACTAAATGCGGTTTTTGATGTTTCGGTTTTGTCGTCGTGCGAGTTGCCGTGTCTGTGATGTTCATGCCCGCGTTTGTCCTCAAATAACAGCGCCGCAAACTGCGCTTCGTCCTAATTTT is a genomic window containing:
- a CDS encoding DedA family protein encodes the protein MNITDTATRTTTKPKHQKPHLVRRLYDWVLHWAHTRYGTPALALLATAESSFFPIPPDPLLMALAMSRPERSLWYAFVCAMSSAAGGAIGYLIGWQLWAVVSDFFFSHVPGFTHEVFNLVAQKYNENAFLAVFTAAFTPIPYKVFTIAGGVFQINFLEFMLASIVGRSMRFFLVAGLIWKFGASIKATIDKYFDWMALGFTTLLILGFVVIKYVL